In Planctomycetota bacterium, one DNA window encodes the following:
- the guaA gene encoding glutamine-hydrolyzing GMP synthase, with translation MSTSGKTQTTSSKTPPARRLADEKILILDFGSQFAQLIARRVREDQVYCEIVRYNITPERIEELKPKGIILSGGPASVYEDGAPRCDPRIFRLGIPVLGICYGMQLACDVLGGHVQNFPAREYGRAKINVTTPDVLFEGVPPTSEVWMSHGDQVTKVDSSFKPLAATGTCPIAAVRHESLPVYGLQFHPEVTHTPIGKALLSNFLRRVCGCSGSWQLANFAEEAVREIRERVGNRRVICGLSGGVDSSVVAALLYRAIGSQLSCILVDNGLLRQDEETSVIREFTTHFATDLHVVKAEDRFLTALAGVTDPQEKRRRIGRAFIDCFADEAAKISGAEFLAQGTLYPDVIESGAAKDGPAATIKLHHNVGGLPEDLSFKLIEPLRDLFKDEVRRLGLQLGLPEEIVWRHPFPGPGLAVRCLGEVTRERLVKLRQADAIVVEEIKQAGLYRETQQAFAVLLPVQSVGVMGDARTYDDTIAVRAVSTEDFMTADWSRLPYDVLAHISTRIINEVKGVNRVVYDISSKPPATIEWE, from the coding sequence ATGAGCACCAGCGGTAAGACCCAGACCACTAGCAGCAAGACCCCGCCGGCCCGACGGCTGGCCGACGAAAAGATTTTGATTCTCGATTTCGGCTCGCAGTTCGCGCAACTCATCGCGCGGCGCGTGCGCGAAGATCAGGTCTACTGCGAAATTGTCCGCTACAACATCACGCCCGAGCGAATCGAAGAGTTGAAGCCCAAAGGGATCATCCTCTCGGGCGGGCCGGCCAGCGTCTATGAAGATGGCGCCCCGCGCTGCGATCCACGGATTTTCCGCCTGGGCATACCGGTGCTCGGCATCTGCTACGGCATGCAACTGGCCTGCGACGTTCTTGGTGGCCATGTCCAGAATTTTCCCGCCCGCGAGTACGGTCGCGCCAAAATCAACGTCACCACCCCTGACGTCTTGTTCGAGGGCGTGCCGCCGACCAGCGAAGTCTGGATGAGCCACGGCGACCAGGTGACCAAGGTCGACAGCAGCTTCAAGCCGCTGGCCGCGACGGGCACGTGCCCCATCGCCGCGGTGCGCCACGAGAGCCTGCCAGTCTACGGCCTGCAGTTTCATCCCGAGGTCACTCACACGCCGATCGGCAAGGCGCTGTTGTCGAATTTTTTGCGTCGCGTTTGCGGCTGCAGCGGTAGTTGGCAACTGGCCAACTTTGCCGAAGAGGCGGTCCGCGAGATTCGCGAGCGCGTCGGCAATCGCCGCGTCATTTGCGGGCTTTCTGGTGGCGTCGACTCGTCGGTGGTGGCGGCGCTACTGTACCGCGCCATCGGGTCGCAGTTGTCGTGCATTTTGGTCGACAACGGCCTGCTGCGTCAGGACGAAGAGACCTCGGTGATCCGCGAGTTCACCACGCACTTTGCCACCGATCTGCACGTGGTCAAGGCCGAAGATCGGTTCCTGACCGCGTTGGCCGGCGTGACCGATCCGCAAGAGAAGCGTCGCCGCATCGGCCGCGCGTTCATCGACTGTTTCGCCGACGAAGCGGCCAAGATTTCGGGGGCTGAGTTCCTGGCCCAGGGGACGCTGTACCCAGACGTGATCGAAAGCGGCGCGGCCAAAGACGGCCCGGCCGCCACGATCAAGCTGCACCACAACGTCGGCGGGCTGCCCGAGGATTTGAGCTTCAAGCTGATCGAGCCGCTGCGCGATTTGTTCAAGGACGAAGTCCGCCGGCTGGGCCTGCAGCTGGGACTGCCCGAGGAAATTGTCTGGCGTCATCCGTTCCCCGGGCCGGGCTTGGCGGTTCGTTGTCTGGGCGAGGTGACGCGCGAGCGGCTTGTCAAGCTGCGCCAGGCCGACGCGATTGTGGTCGAGGAGATCAAGCAGGCGGGGCTGTACCGTGAGACGCAACAAGCTTTTGCCGTGCTATTGCCTGTGCAGAGCGTCGGCGTGATGGGTGACGCGCGGACCTACGACGACACGATTGCCGTGCGGGCCGTTTCGACCGAAGACTTCATGACCGCCGATTGGAGCCGGCTGCCGTACGACGTGCTGGCCCACATTTCGACGCGGATCATCAACGAAGTCAAGGGCGTGAACCGCGTCGTGTACGACATCAGTTCCAAGCCCCCCGCCACGATCGAATGGGAATAG
- a CDS encoding right-handed parallel beta-helix repeat-containing protein translates to MSTSTRRRFLGAASALAGAWTCRSAWAWPDTTDYEPRATSGDAREPRWDEQLTVTVGPTKADLVGADDKALQAAVDYVARLGGGTVRVLPGTYRLRNAVYLASKVRLLGSGADSVLVKEPSTRVKLADDSDWFDQEITLASAAGFQVGGGVCLTCKNSHNGGTTVVKRTLVARSGNRFKLDRALRDNFWRSGESTVATLFPLLSGENIADVTIENITLDGNREHNENFNGNYGGCIFLQDCNRMTMREVTARNYNGDGMSWQICHDVLVERCHSHDNTDLGLHPGSGSQRPVIRNNKLERNTIGIFFCWGVKGGLAERNTIDGNRSYGVSIGHHDNNNLVRDNDILRSGKVGVLFRPEQGQPFAPHRNRIENNRIVDSGDERGIGIDVQGETEAIQLVKNQLRETRSPAERTGIRIGEHAKRIDLVDNQVQGFATPIADLRA, encoded by the coding sequence ATGAGCACGTCGACTCGTCGTCGTTTTCTTGGCGCTGCGTCCGCGTTGGCCGGCGCGTGGACTTGTCGCTCGGCCTGGGCCTGGCCCGACACCACCGATTACGAGCCCCGCGCCACCTCGGGCGACGCGCGCGAGCCGCGCTGGGACGAGCAACTGACCGTGACCGTGGGGCCGACGAAGGCCGATCTGGTGGGTGCCGATGACAAGGCGCTGCAAGCCGCCGTCGATTACGTTGCGCGCCTGGGGGGTGGCACGGTTCGCGTGCTGCCCGGCACGTATCGACTGCGCAATGCGGTTTACCTGGCTTCAAAGGTCCGACTGTTGGGAAGCGGCGCGGACAGCGTGCTCGTTAAGGAGCCGTCCACGCGCGTCAAGCTAGCCGATGATTCCGATTGGTTCGACCAGGAAATCACGCTCGCCTCCGCCGCAGGATTTCAGGTCGGCGGCGGCGTTTGTTTGACCTGCAAGAACTCGCACAATGGCGGCACGACCGTCGTTAAGCGAACTCTGGTGGCGCGCAGCGGCAATCGCTTCAAGCTCGACCGGGCGCTGCGCGATAACTTCTGGCGCTCGGGCGAGTCGACGGTGGCCACGCTGTTTCCGCTGCTCAGTGGCGAGAACATCGCCGACGTGACGATCGAGAACATTACGCTGGACGGCAATCGGGAGCATAACGAGAACTTCAACGGCAACTACGGCGGCTGCATTTTCCTGCAAGATTGCAATCGGATGACGATGCGCGAAGTGACCGCCCGCAACTACAACGGCGACGGCATGAGCTGGCAAATCTGTCACGACGTGTTGGTCGAGCGCTGCCACAGCCACGACAACACCGATCTGGGCTTGCACCCTGGCTCGGGCTCGCAACGCCCCGTGATTCGCAACAACAAGCTGGAACGAAACACGATCGGTATCTTCTTCTGCTGGGGCGTCAAAGGGGGGCTGGCCGAGCGCAATACGATCGACGGCAACCGCTCGTACGGCGTCTCAATCGGCCATCACGACAACAACAACCTGGTTCGCGACAACGACATTCTCCGCTCGGGCAAGGTCGGCGTCCTGTTCCGACCCGAGCAAGGCCAGCCGTTCGCGCCGCATCGCAATCGGATCGAGAACAATCGGATTGTTGACTCGGGGGACGAACGCGGTATTGGCATCGACGTACAGGGTGAGACCGAGGCGATTCAACTGGTGAAGAACCAGTTGCGCGAGACACGTTCCCCCGCCGAGCGGACTGGCATTCGCATTGGCGAGCACGCCAAGCGCATCGACCTGGTCGACAATCAGGTCCAAGGATTCGCCACGCCGATTGCCGATTTGCGAGCCTAG
- a CDS encoding PQQ-dependent sugar dehydrogenase, which translates to MSKPLVGGVIAGAVIALLATTSRAADAPAPTAPRVVDDRLEVICFAASPDIVHPVSIDFDARGRLLVIESHTHFRPPDYQGPAHDRIRILEDTDGDGRADKFTTFYEGSDATMDLATARDGSVYVAARSEIFRLRDLDGDGAAESKQTIIKLNTAGNYPHNGLSGLTFDAEGNLWFGMGENLGASYELVAADGSTIKDQGEGGNVFRCTAAGAKLQRVATGFWNPFGLTIDVFGRVWCVDNDPDSSPPCRLLHVIDGGDYGYQFRYGRSGRHPFQSWNGQLPGTLPMVSGTGEAPCEVLSYESDGLPDEYRGDLLVTSWADHRVERYRLQPRGASYVAERKPFVQGGTEFRPVGLATAPDGSLYFSDWVRRDYNLHHQGAVWHLRQVGAKPQPRPEKLEDRLQSHDRSMREQAARELVATKDGHELLATLSRKPGRDQKQQLRVLATIADTCIEPCDALLLLMNIETDVPFRAHVVEIALRNKLKLWNADWLNAKQPAAVRLAAISAIATPEQLLTLLDDDDPFLRTAAVRELGHNRERLAAIRPDDLKTPRQRIGLLLAQRAAGMNDPKIVADWLADSDEAVRFLAAKWIADRQLTELRPQVASALEGPGLSVRLYQGLATALARLDGEEVSDAKMADHFVKLLNDSNQPAARRATLLRLVPATHKQLSLDLLKRLANQSDVPLQLEAVRSLAEHPSEKRLALLTEILNDTSRDEQVRAEALVGLTSAPTADVPALVQFALGSSKLLRDEALRALTSAQLSAEQQSRLQQLATQQPDSAELVARALGKSPDQARPDVRDTAGWLLRLDGPASAEAGRRAFFNARLAGCNRCHRVEGHGQSVGPDLSLIGSTERRHILESILQPSAIVAPHYQVWQMVLDNGQVASGMLIHTNLDEYTYLDAQGKQFKVRTTEVSDIQPQPESIMPVKLIDRFTDQELRDLLAFLTAHR; encoded by the coding sequence TTGAGCAAACCGTTGGTTGGTGGCGTCATCGCCGGCGCGGTGATCGCCCTGTTGGCAACAACCTCTCGGGCCGCCGACGCACCCGCTCCGACCGCGCCGCGGGTCGTGGACGACCGGCTGGAAGTCATCTGCTTCGCGGCCTCGCCCGACATCGTTCATCCGGTGAGCATCGACTTCGACGCCCGCGGCCGGCTGCTCGTGATTGAAAGCCATACACACTTCCGTCCGCCCGACTATCAAGGCCCCGCGCACGACCGGATTCGCATCCTCGAGGACACCGACGGCGACGGCCGCGCGGACAAGTTCACCACATTCTACGAAGGCTCGGACGCCACGATGGACCTGGCCACCGCCCGCGATGGCAGCGTGTACGTGGCCGCCCGCAGCGAAATCTTCCGGCTCCGCGACCTCGACGGGGACGGCGCGGCTGAGTCGAAGCAAACGATCATCAAGCTCAACACCGCGGGGAACTATCCGCACAACGGGCTGTCGGGGCTGACGTTTGACGCCGAGGGGAACCTCTGGTTCGGCATGGGTGAAAACCTGGGAGCCAGCTACGAGTTGGTGGCTGCTGACGGTTCGACGATCAAAGATCAGGGCGAGGGAGGCAACGTGTTCCGCTGCACGGCCGCAGGGGCCAAGCTGCAGCGCGTGGCCACCGGATTCTGGAATCCATTCGGGCTGACGATCGACGTCTTTGGTCGCGTCTGGTGCGTCGATAACGATCCCGATTCAAGCCCGCCGTGCCGGCTGTTGCACGTGATCGACGGCGGCGACTACGGCTATCAGTTTCGCTATGGCCGCTCGGGACGCCACCCGTTTCAAAGCTGGAACGGCCAGTTGCCCGGCACGCTCCCCATGGTCTCGGGAACCGGCGAAGCCCCCTGCGAGGTGCTGAGCTACGAGTCGGACGGCCTGCCGGACGAGTATCGGGGCGACTTGCTGGTCACCTCCTGGGCCGATCATCGCGTCGAGCGCTATCGATTGCAGCCGCGCGGCGCATCATACGTGGCCGAGCGCAAGCCGTTCGTACAAGGCGGAACCGAGTTCCGCCCCGTCGGCTTGGCCACGGCGCCAGATGGTTCGCTGTACTTCAGCGATTGGGTCCGCCGTGATTACAACCTGCACCACCAAGGTGCGGTCTGGCATTTGCGACAGGTTGGCGCCAAGCCGCAGCCTCGCCCGGAGAAACTAGAAGACAGGTTGCAGAGTCATGACCGCTCAATGCGTGAGCAAGCGGCGCGAGAACTTGTCGCAACTAAAGATGGACACGAGTTGCTTGCAACCTTGTCAAGAAAGCCTGGCCGCGATCAAAAGCAACAACTGCGAGTATTGGCAACAATCGCAGACACTTGTATTGAGCCGTGCGACGCCCTGCTTTTATTGATGAACATCGAGACAGACGTCCCGTTCCGTGCCCATGTTGTCGAAATCGCTTTGAGGAATAAGCTTAAACTTTGGAATGCCGACTGGCTTAACGCCAAACAGCCTGCTGCCGTGCGTTTGGCGGCAATTTCCGCAATTGCCACGCCTGAACAGCTGCTAACGCTACTTGACGATGACGATCCCTTCTTGCGTACGGCGGCGGTTCGCGAGTTGGGGCACAACCGCGAACGCTTGGCCGCGATTCGTCCCGACGACTTGAAGACACCGCGACAGCGGATCGGGCTCCTGTTGGCCCAACGCGCCGCCGGGATGAACGATCCCAAGATCGTTGCCGACTGGCTGGCCGACTCGGACGAAGCGGTTCGCTTTCTGGCGGCCAAGTGGATCGCCGATCGACAATTGACCGAGCTGCGTCCCCAGGTCGCCAGCGCGCTGGAAGGGCCTGGCCTTTCGGTTCGCTTGTATCAAGGCCTGGCCACAGCGCTGGCCCGACTGGACGGCGAAGAGGTGAGCGACGCCAAGATGGCCGATCACTTCGTCAAGCTGCTCAACGATTCGAACCAGCCGGCCGCGCGCCGCGCCACGTTGTTGCGCCTGGTGCCGGCCACGCACAAGCAATTGTCGCTCGATCTGCTCAAGCGGCTGGCCAATCAAAGCGACGTGCCGTTGCAGTTGGAAGCAGTCCGCTCGCTGGCCGAGCACCCCAGTGAAAAGCGCCTGGCGCTGTTGACCGAGATTCTGAACGACACGTCGCGCGACGAGCAAGTCCGGGCCGAAGCGCTCGTCGGCCTGACCTCGGCGCCGACGGCCGACGTGCCAGCGCTAGTGCAGTTCGCGCTCGGTTCGAGCAAACTACTGCGCGACGAAGCATTGCGGGCCTTAACTAGCGCGCAGCTTTCGGCCGAGCAGCAGTCCCGCTTGCAACAACTGGCCACGCAACAACCCGACAGCGCCGAACTGGTTGCCCGGGCGCTCGGCAAGTCACCCGATCAAGCGCGACCCGACGTGCGCGACACGGCGGGCTGGTTGCTGCGGCTTGATGGACCGGCCAGCGCCGAAGCAGGGCGGCGGGCGTTCTTCAACGCGCGGCTCGCCGGTTGCAATCGCTGTCATCGAGTCGAGGGGCACGGCCAATCGGTGGGGCCCGACTTGAGCCTGATCGGCAGCACCGAGCGGCGGCACATCCTGGAATCGATCTTGCAGCCCAGTGCCATCGTCGCCCCGCACTACCAGGTTTGGCAGATGGTGCTCGACAACGGCCAGGTCGCCTCGGGCATGCTCATTCACACCAATCTCGATGAATACACCTACCTCGACGCCCAGGGCAAACAGTTCAAAGTCCGCACGACCGAAGTCTCGGACATCCAGCCGCAGCCCGAGTCGATCATGCCCGTCAAGCTGATCGACCGGTTCACCGATCAAGAGCTGCGCGACCTGCTGGCCTTCCTGACGGCACACCGTTAA
- a CDS encoding DUF1501 domain-containing protein has translation MNEHSAQQLEQALLRARTRRHFFADCGVGLGSLALASLLNSSANGATGAPPATSPLAVRPTHFPAKAKNVIFLFMAGGPSQLELFDEKPKLRELDGQVIPPSYTKNKRFAFIKGDAKLLGSRRKFARHGQSGTLLSELLPHLATVVDEISVVRGMTTDVFNHGPAKLFVNTGTSRFGLPSMGAWVTYGIGSESQNLPGFVVLQSGPRGPRGGAPLWGSGFLPTSFQGVPLMSGPEPILNMTNPPGVDAKDQGEFFVAVGKLNSERLRTVGDPEIATRIAAYEMAFRMQSSAPELTNIAGETADTLQQYGAEPGKPSFANNCLLARRLVERGVRFVQLYHTDWDHHGNQGTHLGQPLDDRCREVDQPAAALIKDLKQRGLLDHTLVIWGGEFGRTPMGEPRELIGRDHHIDAYTMWMAGGGIKAGQTIGATDELGYSVVEDKVHVHDLQATILHLLGLDHKRLTYRFQGRDFRLTDVAGNVVKKLLA, from the coding sequence ATGAACGAGCATTCGGCCCAGCAACTCGAACAAGCGCTCCTGCGAGCGCGCACGCGGCGGCATTTCTTTGCCGATTGCGGCGTGGGGCTCGGCTCGCTCGCGCTGGCTTCGCTATTGAATTCCTCGGCCAATGGCGCGACCGGCGCGCCGCCGGCCACGTCACCACTGGCGGTGCGGCCGACCCATTTTCCGGCCAAGGCCAAGAACGTCATCTTCCTGTTCATGGCCGGCGGGCCAAGCCAACTGGAACTGTTCGACGAGAAGCCCAAGCTGCGCGAACTCGACGGCCAGGTCATTCCGCCGTCGTACACCAAGAACAAGCGCTTCGCCTTCATCAAGGGAGACGCCAAGCTGCTCGGCTCGCGGCGCAAGTTCGCGCGGCACGGTCAGAGCGGCACGCTGCTCAGCGAATTGCTCCCCCACCTGGCCACCGTGGTGGACGAGATATCGGTCGTTCGTGGCATGACCACCGACGTGTTCAACCACGGGCCGGCCAAGCTGTTCGTCAACACCGGCACGTCGCGGTTCGGCTTGCCGAGCATGGGGGCCTGGGTCACTTACGGCATCGGCAGCGAGTCACAGAATCTGCCCGGCTTCGTCGTGCTACAATCGGGACCACGCGGCCCGCGCGGCGGCGCGCCGTTGTGGGGCAGTGGCTTCCTGCCGACCAGCTTCCAGGGGGTGCCGCTGATGTCGGGCCCCGAGCCGATCTTGAACATGACCAACCCGCCGGGGGTCGACGCTAAGGACCAGGGCGAATTCTTCGTCGCGGTGGGCAAGCTGAACTCCGAACGGCTGCGCACGGTCGGCGACCCGGAGATCGCCACACGGATCGCCGCCTATGAAATGGCGTTTCGCATGCAATCGAGCGCACCGGAGCTGACCAACATCGCGGGCGAAACGGCCGACACCCTGCAGCAATACGGTGCCGAGCCGGGCAAGCCGTCGTTCGCCAACAATTGCCTGCTGGCCCGGCGGCTGGTCGAGCGCGGCGTCCGCTTCGTCCAGCTTTATCACACCGACTGGGACCATCACGGCAACCAGGGAACCCACCTGGGCCAGCCGCTCGACGATCGTTGCCGCGAAGTCGACCAGCCCGCCGCGGCGTTGATCAAAGACCTGAAGCAGCGCGGCCTATTGGACCACACGCTGGTGATTTGGGGTGGCGAGTTCGGCCGCACACCGATGGGCGAGCCGCGCGAGCTGATCGGCCGCGACCATCACATTGACGCTTACACCATGTGGATGGCCGGCGGCGGGATCAAGGCGGGGCAAACCATCGGGGCAACCGACGAGTTGGGCTACTCGGTCGTCGAAGACAAAGTCCATGTTCACGACTTGCAAGCCACGATCCTGCACCTGTTGGGATTGGATCACAAGCGATTGACCTACCGGTTCCAGGGACGCGATTTCCGCTTGACTGACGTGGCCGGCAACGTGGTGAAGAAACTTTTGGCGTGA